A stretch of the Neodiprion lecontei isolate iyNeoLeco1 chromosome 4, iyNeoLeco1.1, whole genome shotgun sequence genome encodes the following:
- the LOC107220343 gene encoding synaptobrevin homolog YKT6 yields MVKLYALTILYKGPTTATTIKSAYELGSFSFFQRSSAQEFMAFVSKTITERTQIAARQSVKEKEYMCHVYVRADNLAGVLISDHEYPSRVSHTLITKVLDEFAAQYPPSTCATLNEATTIFPQVNTYLAKYQNPREADAFTKMQNDLDETKIILHNTIEAVLERGEKLDDLVSKSEGLSMQSKAFYKTARKTNSCCSLTA; encoded by the exons CCATCCTATACAAAGGCCCAACTACAGCAACAACGATCAAATCAGCTTATGAACTTGgatctttttcgttttttcaacgcAGTAGTGCTCAGGAATTTATGGCATTTGTCAGTAAAACGATTACTGAAAGAACTCAAATTGCAGCCAGACAAAGCGTCAAGGAAAAAG AGTATATGTGTCACGTTTATGTGAGAGCGGATAATTTAGCTGGCGTTCTAATCTCCGATCATGAGTATCCTAGCAGAGTTTCGCACACGTTGATCACAAAAGTACTAGATGAATTTGCTGCCCAGTACCCACCCAGTACATGTGCCACTTTAAATGAAGCGACAACAATATTTCCACAAGTGAATACGTACTTGGCGAAATATCAAAATCCCCGGGAAGCAGATGCATTTACAAAAATGCAGAATGACCTTGATGAAACCAAGATCATTTTG CATAATACAATAGAAGCAGTTTTAGAAAGGGGCGAAAAATTGGACGATTTGGTGTCAAAATCAGAAGGCCTTAGCATGCAGTCAAAAGCATTTTACAAAACAGCACGGAAAACCAATTCCTGTTGCAGCTTGACGGCTTAA
- the LOC107220342 gene encoding NADH dehydrogenase [ubiquinone] 1 alpha subcomplex subunit 10, mitochondrial, which yields MASALRCGVSKLLARNSISGLCKPSLGASGYIAKIQVAFISGKAMRVVERKRPPPFPYETKRYSRWNQLFDKTVHRMDDNSKIVIVEGPIASGKTEFAEALAKDLDMHYMPAVTMDMHYINSYGFDMRQLDDKLPESCRSYDVKNFCKDPHHMNCANYQLQMYYYRFFQYVDALAHLFSTGEGVVLERCVYSDAIFMESMCNAGYVSKLAQRTYQDLTQLTLRELRLPHLVIYLDVPVPVVKEKIQKRGIPYEVESKVFTEQYLTDIENLYKQQYLKQMSEHAHILIYDWSEGGDPEVVIEDIERLNFDADDRDDLKFRDWQFWDANDWSDTRRIYADEVLSFKVLFNLGEVNAPELIVSGADHLAYQKVWENAPGNKYMKGFNKDMGDTGLLWKGRPTIREYRMPFFS from the exons ATGGCGAGTGCGTTACGATGCGGTGTAAGCAAGTTGCTAGCTCGCAATTCAATATCAGGATTATGCAAG cCATCATTAGGAGCCAGCGGCTATATAGCCAAAATACAAGTGGCATTCATCTCAGGAAAAGCAATGCGGGTGGTCGAAAGAAAGAGGCCACCTCCGTTTCCGTATGAGACGAAGAGGTACAGTCGTTGGAATCAGCTATTTGACAAAACTGTACACAGAATGGATGATAATTCCAAAATCGTTATTGTCGAAGGGCCAATTGCCTCTGGCAAGACAGAATTTGCTGAAGCATTGGCCAAGGATTTGGACATGCACTATATGCCAGCAGTGACAATGGACATGCATTATATAAACTCATATGGCTTCGATATGCGGCAATTGGACGACAAGCTGCCAGAATCTTGTAGATCTTATGACGTCAAGAACTTCTGTAAAGATCCGCACCACATGAACTGTGCCAATTATCAGCTCCAAATGTATTATTATAGGTTTTTCCAATACGTTGACGCCTTAGCACACCTTTTCTCAACTGGAGAAGGTGTTGTTTTGGAGCGATGTGTCTACTCTGATGCCATTTTTATGGAGTCAATGTGCAATGCTGGCTATGTTAGCAAACTTGCGCAACGGACTTACCAAGACCTCACACAGCTCACTTTGCGTGAACTCCGCCTGCCGCATTTAGTTATCTATTTGGATGTTCCTGTACCTGTAGTCAAG GAAAAGATTCAAAAGAGGGGGATACCCTACGAAGTTGAATCCAAGGTTTTCACGGAGCAGTACCTGActgatattgaaaatctttATAAACAGCAGTATTTGAAACAGATGTCAGAACATGCTCATATTCTCATTTATGACTGGTCAGAGGGTGGCGACCCTGAGGTTGTCATTGAGGACATCGAGAGATTGAACTTTGACGCTGATGACCGAGACGATCTCAAATTCAGGGACTGGCAATTCTGGGATGCTAACGATTGGAGTGATACAAGGCGCATTTATGCTGATGAAGTATTATCATTCAAAGTGCTATTTAACTTAGGGGAAGTCAATGCACCAGAGCTCATTGTATCAGGAGCTGATCATCTCGCATATCAAAAGGTTTGGGAAAAT GCACCTGGTAACAAGTATATGAAAGGCTTCAATAAAGATATGGGAGATACGGGATTACTGTGGAAAGGGCGCCCTACTATTCGGGAATACAGAATGCCGTTTTTTTCGTAA